From a single Apium graveolens cultivar Ventura chromosome 2, ASM990537v1, whole genome shotgun sequence genomic region:
- the LOC141697753 gene encoding uncharacterized protein LOC141697753, with amino-acid sequence MALEFGDPYLEGLKFPQDDHMVITPVIGNCPVMRVLVDNRASVDILFHDTFIRMSYNDSQLTPSVTPIYGFNHVECKVEGTIQLPVTIGEEPKEATQMLNFQVVKAASTYNAIMGRTWIHALKPCPQPTIWY; translated from the coding sequence ATGGCGCTTGAATTTGGTGACCCAtaccttgaaggtttgaaatttcctcaggATGATCATATGGTTATCACTCCGGTAATCGGGAATTGTCCTGTTATGAGGGTCCTAGTGGACAATAGAGCTTCCGTGGATATTCTTTTCCATGACACATTCATAAGGATGAGCtacaatgattctcaactaactcCATCCGTCACCCCCATCTACGGGTTTAACCATGTGGAATGCAAAGTCGAAGGAACAATACAACTTCCCGTGACTATCGGGGAAGAGCCCAAGGAGGCCACACAGATGTTGAACTTTCAGGTTGTTAAGGCAGCTTctacttacaatgctatcatgggtagAACATGGATCCATGCGTTAAAGCCGTGCCCTCAACCTACCATATGGTACTGA